A stretch of the Pan troglodytes isolate AG18354 chromosome 20, NHGRI_mPanTro3-v2.0_pri, whole genome shotgun sequence genome encodes the following:
- the ZNF544 gene encoding zinc finger protein 544 isoform X4, with the protein MAFTQEEWEHLDLAQRTLYREVTLETWEHIVSLAGARRGPVQGRAGGPPRTFSVKKSDDCKDYGNLFSHSVSLNEQKPVHFGKSQYECDECRETCSESLCLVQTERSGPGETPFRCEERCAAFPMASSFSDCNIIQTTEKPSVCNQCGKSFSCCKLIHQRTHTGEKPFECTQCGKSFSQSYDLVIHQRTHTGEKPYECDLCGKSFTQRSKLITHQRIHTGEKPYQCIECRKSFRWNSNLIVHQRIHTGEKPYECTHCGKSFSQSYELVTHKRTHTGEKPFKCTQCGKSFSQKYDLVVHQRTHTGEKPYECNLCGKSFSQSSKLITHQRIHTGEKPYQCIECGKSFRWNSNLVIHQRIHTGEKLYDCTHCGKSFSQSYQLVAHKRTHTGEKPYECNECGKAFNRSTQLIRHLQIHTGEKPYKCNQCNKAFARSSYLVMHQRTHTGEKPFECSQCGKAFSGSSNLLSHQRIHSGEKPYECSDCGKSFRQRSQLVVHRRTHTGEKP; encoded by the exons ATGGCATTCACACAGGAGGAGTGGGAACACCTGGACCTGGCCCAGAGGACACTGTACCGAGAGGTGACACTGGAGACCTGGGAGCATATTGTCTCCCTGG CTGGAGCAAGAAGAGGACCTGTGCAGGGCAGAGCAGGAGGCCCCCCGAG AACTTTTTCAGTGAAGAAAAGTGATGACTGTAAGGATTATGGAAACCTCTTCAGTCACAGTGTGTCTCTGAATGAACAGAAGCCAGTGCATTTTGGGAAAAGTCAGTATGAGTGTGATGAGTGCAGGGAAACCTGTTCTGAGAGTCTGTGCCTTGTACAAACAGAAAGAAGTGGCCCTGGAGAGACCCCCTTCAGATGTGAGGAACGCTGTGCTGCCTTCCCCATGGCCTCATCTTTTTCTGACTGTAACATCATTCAGACTACAGAGAAGCCATCTGTGTGTAATCAGTGTGGAAAATCTTTCAGCTGTTGTAAGCTCATACACCAGAGAACACACACTGGAGAAAAGCCCTTCGAATGTACTCAGTGTGGGAAATCTTTTAGCCAGAGCTATGACCTTGTCATACATCAGAGGAcacacactggagagaagccctatgAGTGTGACCTGTGTGGGAAATCCTTCACCCAGAGATCCAAACTTATTACACATCAGcgaattcacactggagaaaaaccGTATCAGTGTATTGAATGCAGAAAATCCTTCAGGTGGAACTCTAACCTCATTgtacatcagagaattcatactggagagaaaccgtaTGAGTGCACTCACTGTGGAAAGTCCTTCAGCCAAAGCTATGAGTTAGTTACACATAAAAGAACGcacactggagaaaaaccctTCAAATGTACTCAGTGTGGGAAATCTTTCAGCCAGAAGTATGACCTTGTCGTACATCAGAGGACgcacactggagagaagccctatgAGTGCAACCTGTGTGGGAAATCCTTCTCCCAGAGTTCCAAACTTATTACGCATCAGcgaattcacactggagaaaaaccGTATCAGTGTATTGAATGTGGGAAATCCTTCAGATGGAACTCTAACCTCGTCatacatcagagaattcatactggagagaaactgtACGATTGCACTCACTGTGGAAAGTCCTTCAGCCAAAGCTATCAGTTAGTTGCACATAaaagaactcacactggagaaaaGCCCTATGAATGTAACGAGTGTGGAAAAGCCTTCAATCGAAGCACTCAGCTCATTAGGCATCTGCAAATTCACACTGGGGAGAAGCCGTACAAATGCAATCAGTGCAATAAAGCCTTTGCAAGGAGCTCCTACCTTGTGATGCATCAGAGAACtcacactggtgagaaacctTTTGAGTGTAGtcagtgtgggaaagccttttcAGGGAGCTCTAACCTTCTTTCCCATCAGAGAATTCattctggagagaaaccctatgaatgtagtGACTGTGGGAAATCCTTCCGGCAGCGATCTCAACTTGTAGTGCATCGGCGGAcacatactggagagaaaccttag